A single Drechmeria coniospora strain ARSEF 6962 chromosome 03, whole genome shotgun sequence DNA region contains:
- a CDS encoding 26S protease regulatory subunit 6A: MSTLEELHDLDRQDKDAKNQDGGSDLDQKIGRDVDEVMKEKDSDVLDDEILGLSTQDIHTRKRLLENDSRIMKSELSRQLPYLVGNVVELLDLDPTAESSEEGANIDLDATRVGRSAVIKTSTRQTIFLPLIGLVDSDKLKPADLIGVNKDSYLILDTLPAEYDSRVKAMEVDEKPTEQYTDVGGLDKQIEELVEAIVWPMKEADRFKKIGIKAPKGALMYGPPGTGKTLLARACAAQTDATFLKLAGPQLVQMFIGDGAKLVRDCFALAKEKAPAIIFIDELDAVGTKRFDSEKSGDREVQRTMLELLNQLDGFASDDRIKVLAATNRVDVLDPALLRSGRLDRKIEFPLPNEEARGQILKIHSRKMKVDAGVNWGELARSTDEFGGAMLKAVCVEAGMIALRSGKNKIGHEHYVDAIAEVQAKKKDTVNFYA, from the exons ATGTCAACGCTCGAGGAGCTTCACGATCTTGATCGTCAAGACAAAGATGCGAAGAACCAAGATGGCGGTAGCGATTTGGACCAGAAGATTGGCCGAGATGTGGATGAGGTGATGAAGGAGAAGGATAGCGATGTTCTTGATGATGAGATTCTCGGCCTCAGCACCCAAGACATCCACACACGGAAGCGACTGTTGGAAAACGATTCCCGAATCATGAAAAGTGAACTGTCCCG ACAACTGCCATATCTTGTTGGAAATGTTGTTGAGCTCCTAGACTTGGATCCTACAGCTGAATCCTCTGAGGAGGGTGCCAATATTGATTTGGATGCGACGAGGGTGGGCCGATCCGCTGTGATCAAGACTTCTACGAGACAAACGATATTCCTACCGCTGATTGGCCTCGTGGACTCAGACAAGCTCAAACCCGCCGACCTCATTGGTGTCAACAAGGATTCCTACCTCATCCTCGACACCCTACCCGCTGAATACGACAGCCGTGTCAAAGCCATGGAGGTAGATGAGAAACCAACCGAACAGTACACTGATGTGGGTGGACTTGATAAGCAGATCGAAGAGCTGGTAGAGGCAATTGTATGGCCGATGAAAGAAGCCGATCGTTTCAAGAAGATTGGCATTAAGGCCCCCAAAG GGGCTCTGATGTATGGCCCGCCTGGTACAGGCAAGACCCTCTTGGCAAGAGCCTGCGCCGCCCAAACGGATGCCACATTCTTGAAACTTGCAGGCCCCCAACTCGTGCAAATGTTtatcggcgacggcgcgaaACTTGTTCGCGATTGTTTCGCATTGGCCAAGGAGAAGGCTCCAGCTATTATCTTTATTGACGAGCTGGATGCTGTTGGCACAAAGAGATTCGATAGCGAGAAGAGCGGCGATCGCGAAGTGCAGCGAACAATGCTAGAGCTGCTGAACCAATTGGATGGCTTTGCATCAGACGACCGGATCAAAGTATTGGCTGCGACTAATCGAGTCGACGTTTTGGATCCGGCCCTGCTCCGCTCCGGTCGACTGGATAGAAAGATTGAGTTCCCACTCCCGAATGAGGAAGCTCGAGGTCAGATTCTCAAAATTCACTCACGAAAAATGAAGGTTGATGCAGGAGTGAACTGGGGCGAGCTTGCTCGAAGTACTGATGAATTCGGTGGCGCTATGCTTAAGGCTGTCTGTGTTGAGGCCGGCATGATAGCCCTACGGTCTGGCAAAAATAAGATCGGGCACGAACATTACGTGGACGCAATTGCCGAAGTGCAGGCGAAGAAGAAAGAT ACTGTTAATTTTTATGCTTAA
- a CDS encoding ribosomal protein YmL11 precursor, mitochondrial — protein sequence MVFFQHSNLTAVEWAAVRRELRKAIAVVPLSTSCSNTEPLELCQRVQLQVLRTNMLDVALRIVEFHCPKVMRGLGSTVHPPQGLMIHDLSRAAYDAIRTVDTLPSSAYTQIEPLMTGPVAALVMPVVSPAHLAAALSVLAPVPGKFPPPTRTTTPGYYDPACQSGLAKLVLIGGRIEGKILDQVGVNWVAGINGGLGELYSRLINLLKGTGPSVTRALDYRSQNLWLTLNGRQSQLE from the coding sequence ATGGTCTTTTTTCAGCACAGTAACCTTACGGCCGTAGAGTGGGCGGCAGTAAGGCGAGAACTGAGGAAAGCCATCGCCGTTGTGCCTCTGTCAACTTCATGCTCCAATACAGAGCCTTTGGAGCTCTGTCAGAGGGTACAGCTGCAGGTTTTAAGAACAAATATGCTGGATGTTGCGTTGAGGATAGTCGAGTTTCATTGCCCCAAGGTAATGCGGGGTCTTGGGTCTACGGTCCACCCCCCCCAAGGTTTGATGATACACGACTTGTCGAGGGCTGCTTACGACGCTATTCGTACCGTCGATACTCTACCAAGCTCTGCCTACACACAGATTGAGCCACTGATGACCGGACCGGTAGCCGCACTCGTAATGCCTGTTGTGTCACCCGCTCACTTGGCTGCAGCATTAAGCGTTCTTGCTCCAGTCCCTGGAAAGTTTCCGCCACCAACACGGACAACAACCCCAGGTTATTATGACCCGGCGTGCCAGAGTGGACTAGCAAAACTTGTTCTTATTGGAGGGCGGATTGAAGGCAAGATCCTTGACCAGGTCGGGGTCAACTGGGTGGCTGGTATCAATGGGGGGTTGGGTGAGCTTTACAGTCGGCTTATTAATCTCCTCAAGGGCACTGGCCCAAGCGTTACGAGAGCTCTGGATTACAGGAGCCAGAATCTCTGGCTAACGTTAAATGGAAGACAATCACAGTTAGAATAA